Proteins encoded within one genomic window of Acidobacteriota bacterium:
- a CDS encoding patatin family protein yields the protein MTSRPKARIGLALAGGGAEGAIYEIGALRALEEAVAGLDFTRLDVYVGVSAGAFVAACLANRIPVSRLCRGLVSPEPGMHPIAPRILFTPAWREWVRSGGRLPRLAAEAVADLARHPGDVSLLGALTRLARALPVGLFDNEPFRAYLERTFNRPGRTDDFRRLSSKLVVVAADLDSGSAVRFGEPPFDTVPISRAVQASTALPGLYPPAEIDGRCYVDGVLLKTLHASVALEAKVDLLIGVNPIVPVDTARAVERGVMRRGRLTDRGLPTVLSQTLRTLIHSRMTTGFAKYAALYPSTDVLLLEPRRDDYRMFFTNVFSLSARRATAEHAYEATRRTLRERADEIAPRLAKLGLELRRDVLNDPDRDLWSGVGIHEEARSGVARKLHHLLDRLDAVLESAD from the coding sequence ATGACGTCCCGCCCCAAGGCTCGCATCGGGCTCGCTCTCGCGGGCGGCGGGGCGGAGGGCGCGATCTACGAGATCGGCGCGCTCCGGGCGCTCGAGGAGGCCGTCGCCGGGCTCGATTTCACGCGGCTCGACGTCTACGTCGGCGTTTCGGCCGGCGCGTTCGTCGCCGCGTGCCTCGCCAACCGCATCCCGGTCTCGCGGCTATGCCGGGGCCTGGTGAGCCCCGAGCCGGGCATGCATCCGATCGCGCCCCGGATCCTCTTCACCCCCGCCTGGCGCGAGTGGGTGCGCTCGGGGGGTCGCCTTCCACGGCTCGCCGCGGAGGCCGTCGCCGATCTGGCCCGGCACCCCGGCGACGTGAGTCTTCTCGGCGCGCTGACACGCCTCGCCCGCGCGCTCCCGGTCGGGCTGTTCGACAACGAGCCCTTCCGCGCCTATCTCGAACGAACGTTCAACCGTCCGGGAAGGACGGACGACTTCCGGCGGCTGAGCTCGAAGCTGGTCGTGGTCGCCGCGGACCTCGATTCGGGATCGGCCGTACGGTTCGGCGAGCCGCCCTTCGACACGGTGCCGATTTCCCGCGCCGTGCAGGCGAGCACCGCGTTGCCCGGGCTTTACCCTCCCGCCGAGATCGACGGCCGCTGTTATGTCGACGGCGTGCTGCTCAAGACGCTCCACGCCTCGGTGGCGCTCGAAGCGAAGGTCGACCTGCTGATCGGCGTCAACCCGATCGTCCCCGTCGACACCGCCCGCGCCGTCGAACGCGGCGTCATGCGGCGCGGCCGGTTGACCGACCGCGGCCTGCCGACCGTGCTCTCGCAGACGCTGCGCACCCTGATCCACTCGCGGATGACGACCGGCTTCGCGAAGTACGCGGCGCTCTACCCGTCGACCGACGTGCTGCTTCTCGAGCCGCGCCGCGACGACTATCGGATGTTTTTCACGAACGTCTTCAGCCTCTCGGCCCGACGCGCCACCGCCGAGCACGCCTACGAGGCGACCCGCCGCACGCTGCGGGAGAGAGCGGACGAGATCGCTCCGCGCCTGGCCAAGCTCGGCCTCGAACTCCGGCGCGACGTCCTGAACGATCCGGACCGCGACCTGTGGTCCGGGGTCGGAATCCACGAGGAAGCGCGCTCCGGCGTGGCGCGCAAGCTGCACCACCTCCTCGACCGCCTCGACGCCGTCCTCGAGAGCGCCGACTGA